Below is a window of Penaeus vannamei isolate JL-2024 chromosome 34, ASM4276789v1, whole genome shotgun sequence DNA.
catatatatatatatatatatatatatatatatatatatatatatatatatatatatatatatatatatatatatatacatatatatatatgtatatatatatatatatatatatatatatatataatatgtatatatatgtatatatatatatatatatatatatatatatatatattatatgtatatatatatacatacatacatatatatatatatatatatatatatatatatatatatatatattatatgtatatatatacatatatatatatatatatatatatatatatatatatatatatatatatatatatatatatatatatatatatatatatatatgtgtatatatatatatatatacatatacaaatggatatatgtgtgtgtgtgtgtgtgcatatatatacatgtatatatataggcatataaatgcaaatattgtTTCTGCCATGTATCGCACTGAAACAATGAGGTCGCTTTCAGTTCATTATTGAGAAGTTGGCCGTACCACCCTTGCCAGATTGGGTGCCCTTCCTAATCAGCcgaggtttacacacacacacacacacacaaacacacacacacacacacacacacatatatatgtatatatatatatatatatatatatatatatatatatatatatatatatatatatatgtatatatatttatatttatatatatatgtatgtatgtatgtatatatatatatatatatatatatatatatatatatatatatatatatatatatatatatatatatatatatatatatatatatatatatatatatatatacaaaaaaatgcatgtacatacatatggatacatacatgcacatgtatatatatatatatatatatatatatatatatatatatatatatatatatacatatatatatatatatatatatatatatatatatatatatatatatatatatatgtgtgtgtgtatatatatatatatatatatatatatatatatatatatatatatatatatatatatatatatatatatgtatatatatatacatatttatatacatatatatatatatatataaatataataaatatatatatatatatatatatatatatatatgtatatatatatgtgcatgtgtgtgtgtgtgtgtatatatatatatatttaaagatttagttttaattccatttgttacaatggatattctttgctgtgacatactgtctgttttattttgcccaaatctccccctgtgtgcaaggaatggccggggttaccattcactggccgggcgtgggattgaacgtagGTCCGCAAGATTACTAGATCAGCACCTTactgctgcgccagcacagcacagcacatacatacatacatacatacatacatacatacatacatacatacatacatacatacatacatacatacatacatacatatttacatacatacatacatacatgcatgcatacatacatacatacatacatacatacatacatacatacatatatatatatatacatatgtatgtatatacatattcatatatgtatatatatatatatatatatatatatatatatataaatatatatatatatatatatatatatatatatatatatgtatatatatatatttatataactatatatatatatatatatatatatatatatatatatatatatatatatatatgtgtgtgtgtgtgtgtgtgtgtgtgtgtgtgtgtgtgtgtgtgtgtgtgtgtgtgtgtgtgcgtgtgtgtatgtgtatatatgtatatgtatttgtatgtctattcatacatacatacatatatacatatatatatatatatatatatatatatgtatgtatatatgtgtgtgtgtgtgtgtgtgtgtgtgtgtgtgtgtgtgtgtgtgtgtgtgtgtgtgtgtgtgtgtgtgagtgtgagtgtgagtgtgagtgtgagtgtatgggtatgtatatgtgtatgcatgtgtgtatacatacacacacacacacacacacacacatatagatatatatatatatatatatatatatatatatatatatgtatatatatatatgtgtgtgtgtgtgtgtgtgtgtgtgtgtgttggtgtgggtgtgcgtgtatacatatatatatatatatatatatatatatatatatatatatatatatatatatatatatatatatatatatatatatatatatatatatatatatacaaatatacatacatatacatatatatgcatatagatgcatacatatatatgtatatatatatatatatatatatatatatatatatatatatatatatatatatatatatatatgtatatatatatgtatgtatgtatgtatgtatgtatatgtgtgtgtatatatatatatacatatatatatacatgtatatatatatatttatatataagtatatataggtatatatatatatatatatatatatatatatatatatataggtatgtataggtctatatatatatatatatatatatatatatatatatatatatatatatatatatatgtatacatatatatagatatatacatatatatatatatatatatatatatatatatatatatatatatatatatatatacacacacacacacacacacacacacacacacacacacacacacacacacacacacacacacacacatatatatatatatatatatatatatatatatatatatatatatatatacatatatatatgtatatatatatacatatgtatatatatatatatatatatatatatatatatatatatatatatatatgtatatgtatatatatatatgtatatatatatacatatatatatataaatatatatatatatatgtatatatatatgtatatatatacatatatatgtatatatatatatatatatatatatatatatatatatatatatatatatatgtatgtatgtgtgtgtgtgtgtgtgtgtacgtatatatgcttttgcatatatatatatatatatatatatatatatatatatatatatatatatatatatatatatttatatttatatatatatatatatatatatatatatatatacatatgtacgtgtgtgtgtgtatatgtgcgtgtctatgtgtgtgtgcgtgtgtgtgtgtgtgtgtgtgtgtgtgtgtgtgtgtgtgtgtgtgtgtgtgtgtgtgtgtgtgtgtgtgtgtgtgtgtgactgtgtgtgtgtgtgtgtgtgtgtgtgtacgtatatatatatatatatatatatatatatatatatatatatatatatatatatatacacgtagatttatatatatatatatatatatatatatatatatatatatatgtgtgtgtgtgtgtgtgtgtgtgtgtgtgtatgtgtgtgtgtgtgtgtgtgtgtgtgtgtgtgtttgtgtctgtgtgtatttatgtatgtatgtatgtatatatatgcatgtacgtgtgtgtacatatatatatatatatatatatatatatatatatatatatatatatatataaatatataaatttatgtatatatatataaatatatatatatatatatatatatatatacacatatattaatatatatatgtatatatatatgtgtgtgtttgtgtgtgtatgtgtgtgtgtgtgtgcgcgtgtgtgtgtgtgtgtgtgtgtgtgtgtgtgtgtgtgtgtgtgtgtgtgtgtgtgtgtgtgtgtgtgtgtgtgtgtgtgtgtgtgtgtgtgtgtgtgtgtgtgtgtgtgtgtgtgtgtgtgtgtgtgtgtgtgtgtgtgtgtgtgtgtgtgtgtgtgtgtgtgtgtgtgtgtgtgtgtgtgtgtgtgtgtgtgggtttgtacatatatatctacatatagacaaatatatatacaaatgttcccACATAAGCATTTGTGGCAGCACAGAATGTATCTCGTTTCGAAGTCATTTCAGAGGTTTCgaacaaaagacaaaacgaacaatcacatctctttcactctttccctctaaaaagggagaataaaaatgaCAGCGTTTAAATTACTAAATACTGTCTTTTGTTATACATATTCACCTGAAAGGTTTCTTCGTAAATTTTTATTTGGCAAGGATTCCTTAACgatacccatgtgtgtgtgtgtgtgtgtgtgtgtgtgtgtgtgtgtgtgtgtgtgtgtgtatgtgtgtgtgaagagaacgCAGCTGCAGCAATAGTgcagcaagaacaagaaaacacacgaatatgcgaaGGTCTTTTAGCTATATTGCTTCCTCTGAAGAAAGTGTATAGTgaaaaggctttcggcatattcgtgttttcttcttcttcccttcatttttctatttgttcaatattgattgtacacacacacacccatgtatatatatatatgtgtgtgtgtgtgtgtgtgtgtgtgtgtgtgtgtgtgtgtacatctatatgtgtgcacATGCCACACTTGGAAATACTGCATAAAACGTACAATTACTCTTTATACAAATTTCATGGTTTGCTTCACGTGTAGAACCGTGAGgcattcttatttgtttattatacttTAAAgcgatttcttttttattattatccgaATGTCTACGAAATGCCCAACACACAAGCGCATAATAGCCTTCATAATCCCTCTCTTGCGCGACCCAGATTCAGCAGGGTCTTAGAACCGGGTGGAACTACGCCACCTGTCGCTCGATGGCTCCCACGGCGATGAGGTTGTTGATGTAGCCCGTCATGTTGGAGAAGTACTGGCTGGCGACGTCGTCCGTCATCTTGTTGGTGAAGTAATCGAGGGAAATCATGAACCTGCCGCGGAACGTGTGGAACGTGAGGGTGCACGGGTGGCCGACCAGCTCGCTGGAGACCGAGCGCAGGAGGCTGGAGATCTCCACGGGGCCGTCGCCGTAGTGGCTCGGCAGGAGGTGCTGCAGGTTGCccatgttggtggtgatgacgtGGCAGTCCGTGAGGTTCTTGCGGGCGCGGCGCGTGAGCTCGTGGTTCGCGCACATGATGAAGGCCAAGGGGATGTACACGGAGCAGTTCTTGATGGGGTAGTGCTCGACGTTCAGGCTATTATGCAGGTGCTCGTGCACGCGCTTCGCGAACGCCCAGAAGTTGTCCCTCGTCGCGCCGTCGCTGCTCCGGACGAGGAACTCCTTCTCCTCGAGGGCGATGTGGCAGCCCGGGGACTCCTTGTTGGCGGGGTTGAAGTAGCGCCTCATGTTGACGCAGTTGGACAGGTTTACGACGGCCTCGTCCAGCTTGCCCTTGACGCGCTGCTGGGCCACGCGGAACATGGCCACGTACGCGATGGCGGAGACGCAGGAGTGCACGGTCACGCCGGCCTCCCTGCAGCGCTGCACCAGCTTCTTGGTGTTGTCCGCGGTGAGCTGCTCGTGCAGGATCCTCGTGGCGGCCTCGTCGGTGCTGGGCTGAGGGAGGATGCCTCGGAAGTAGAGCTTGGAGCCGTAGTCGCGGATGAAGGTGCCGTATAACTTTTTCCAAAAGTACTTCAGCGAGTACCACCAGTCGGTGCGGGCGTGCAGCGAGTCGGAGATGGCCGGGATTACGGTGCGCGTCGGGACGTCGTACATGGCACCCGTCA
It encodes the following:
- the LOC113807477 gene encoding uncharacterized protein, with translation MLAHVHIDDTPLHDAHHKAPPLHDAHLKAPPLNDTHLKATPLHDAPMKATHLKATPLFEAQAYPRSASPKIERREDLVVHGHPGLVAAPGEWVRALGNMEMFMQIGGEYGSLNTVQALWLSSTAPIRPEDVRDAVNAVAEKNHVLQLCVVWRGVRAWFRRMEQLVVDFAVESQDAMSAFYALLQMKYNFAQGPLWRARLVPSLQKSADGRHEAVLIVSAHHCITDGLTNMLICRDIMHVLNATMTGAMYDVPTRTVIPAISDSLHARTDWWYSLKYFWKKLYGTFIRDYGSKLYFRGILPQPSTDEAATRILHEQLTADNTKKLVQRCREAGVTVHSCVSAIAYVAMFRVAQQRVKGKLDEAVVNLSNCVNMRRYFNPANKESPGCHIALEEKEFLVRSSDGATRDNFWAFAKRVHEHLHNSLNVEHYPIKNCSVYIPLAFIMCANHELTRRARKNLTDCHVITTNMGNLQHLLPSHYGDGPVEISSLLRSVSSELVGHPCTLTFHTFRGRFMISLDYFTNKMTDDVASQYFSNMTGYINNLIAVGAIERQVA